One part of the Microbacterium aurugineum genome encodes these proteins:
- the trxA gene encoding thioredoxin gives MSAKATSQATWEQDVLQADGPVLVDFWAEWCGPCRMVAPVLDAIQADNPDKITILKLNVDENPQLAMKYQITSIPAMKVFQGGEVKTTIIGAKPKPALEKDLAAFIG, from the coding sequence ATGAGTGCAAAGGCTACGAGCCAGGCGACCTGGGAGCAGGACGTTCTGCAGGCCGACGGTCCCGTGCTGGTGGACTTCTGGGCCGAGTGGTGCGGACCGTGTCGTATGGTCGCGCCGGTCCTGGACGCGATCCAGGCGGACAACCCCGACAAGATCACCATCCTCAAGCTCAACGTCGACGAGAACCCCCAGCTGGCCATGAAGTACCAGATCACGTCGATCCCGGCGATGAAGGTCTTCCAGGGCGGAGAGGTCAAGACGACCATCATCGGCGCCAAGCCGAAGCCCGCGCTCGAGAAGGACCTCGCCGCGTTCATCGGCTGA
- the trxB gene encoding thioredoxin-disulfide reductase: MRQVIIIGSGPAGFTAAIYAARANLKPLLIASSVEVGGELMNTTEVENYPGFPEGIQGPELMAKFQEQAEKFGTEVVYDDVTELQLDGPVKKVILGSGVEHEAQSVIYATGSAYRKLGIEGEERLSGYGVSWCATCDGFFFREKTIAVVGGGDSAMEEATFLTRFAEKVYVIHRKDTLRASKIMQERAFANEKIEFVWNSEVAEILGGDSVSGVQLRSTVDGTLRDLPIDGLFIAIGNDPRTHLVHDKLELTPEGTIWVDGRSSKTSVPGVFAAGDVIDPTYRQAITAAGTGTVAALDAEHFLADLEDASVEVPAAEAAEILTASA; this comes from the coding sequence ATGCGTCAGGTCATCATCATCGGCTCCGGCCCCGCCGGATTCACGGCTGCCATCTACGCGGCCCGAGCGAACCTCAAGCCGCTGCTCATCGCGAGCTCGGTCGAAGTCGGCGGCGAGCTGATGAACACCACCGAAGTCGAGAACTATCCCGGGTTCCCCGAGGGCATCCAGGGCCCGGAGCTGATGGCGAAGTTCCAGGAGCAGGCGGAGAAGTTCGGCACCGAGGTCGTCTACGACGACGTCACCGAACTGCAGCTCGACGGACCCGTCAAGAAGGTCATCCTCGGCAGCGGTGTCGAGCACGAGGCTCAGTCCGTGATCTATGCGACGGGCTCGGCGTACCGCAAGCTCGGCATCGAGGGCGAAGAGCGCCTGTCCGGTTACGGCGTCTCCTGGTGCGCCACGTGCGACGGGTTCTTCTTCCGCGAGAAGACGATCGCGGTCGTCGGCGGCGGCGACTCGGCGATGGAGGAGGCGACCTTCCTCACGCGTTTCGCGGAGAAGGTCTACGTCATCCACCGCAAGGACACGCTGCGTGCCTCGAAGATCATGCAGGAGCGCGCGTTCGCGAACGAGAAGATCGAGTTCGTGTGGAACAGCGAGGTCGCCGAAATCCTCGGTGGCGACTCCGTCAGCGGCGTGCAGCTGCGCTCGACGGTCGACGGCACCCTGCGCGACCTGCCGATCGATGGTCTGTTCATCGCGATCGGTAACGACCCGCGCACCCACCTCGTGCACGACAAGCTCGAGTTGACGCCCGAGGGCACGATCTGGGTCGACGGCCGCTCGTCGAAGACCTCCGTGCCCGGTGTGTTCGCCGCGGGTGACGTCATCGACCCCACGTACCGTCAGGCCATCACCGCTGCCGGCACGGGCACGGTCGCGGCCCTCGACGCGGAGCACTTCCTCGCGGACCTCGAGGACGCATCCGTCGAGGTCCCGGCTGCGGAGGCCGCCGAGATCCTCACCGCCTCGGCATAG
- the murJ gene encoding murein biosynthesis integral membrane protein MurJ translates to MTSLGRASAIIGAGTMVSRVTGLLRSIVLVGVIGSVNSEAADAFAVANQLPNSVFSLISVGILTAVIVPQIVKASADADGGNAYISKLFTLGTVVLVVIAGAATVASPWLVWLSADGDPAQLALATAFAYWCMPQILFYGLYALLGEALNARRIFGPFTWAPVVNNVISIIGFLLIAAFFGGPLTDVPDWTPEMIAALGGTATLGIVVQAGVLLLFWRRTGLSLKPDFRWRGVGLGATGRLAGWTLLMAIASLTAGTIQGRIAFAAAGDGASVATMQYAWLIFMLPYSIIVLSIGTPYFTQISEHAAAGRDDEVRADITRSIRTLFLFIAVAMAALIAAIIPASRVFTENAADAEAAALVLLCYLVSLLPLTVLFIVQRTFYAYGDTRTPFWFTLFQSVLIVITALVAQGLYVADIIPVTALAAAIALGQSLASTIQTIVASWLLHRKIGGLRIGTWVTAILRFAVAAIPAGFAGWGVFLLLGGPSGWTTDNKIFGAVGTAIIGLAVVVVYVAILAAMRAPELKAAGGLVRRFLPGR, encoded by the coding sequence GTGACTAGTCTCGGACGCGCGAGCGCCATCATCGGAGCCGGCACCATGGTCTCCCGCGTCACGGGGCTGCTGCGCAGCATCGTGCTGGTCGGCGTGATCGGCTCGGTCAACTCCGAAGCGGCTGACGCCTTCGCGGTCGCCAATCAGCTTCCCAACAGTGTCTTCTCACTGATCTCCGTGGGGATCCTCACCGCCGTGATCGTGCCGCAGATCGTCAAGGCTTCGGCTGACGCCGACGGCGGAAACGCGTACATCTCGAAGCTGTTCACCCTCGGGACGGTCGTCCTCGTGGTGATCGCGGGTGCGGCGACCGTCGCCTCACCCTGGCTCGTCTGGCTCTCTGCGGACGGAGATCCCGCACAGCTGGCCCTGGCGACCGCGTTCGCCTACTGGTGCATGCCCCAGATCCTCTTCTACGGTCTCTACGCTTTGCTCGGTGAGGCGCTGAACGCCCGCCGCATCTTCGGGCCGTTCACGTGGGCACCCGTGGTCAACAACGTGATCTCCATCATCGGATTCCTCCTGATCGCCGCTTTCTTCGGGGGGCCGCTGACGGACGTTCCTGACTGGACGCCGGAGATGATCGCCGCCCTGGGCGGGACGGCGACACTGGGGATCGTGGTTCAGGCCGGAGTCCTTCTCCTGTTCTGGCGGCGGACGGGACTCTCCTTGAAGCCCGACTTCCGCTGGCGCGGTGTAGGTCTCGGCGCCACCGGCCGCCTCGCGGGTTGGACTCTCCTCATGGCAATCGCGAGCCTCACCGCGGGAACCATCCAGGGACGCATCGCCTTCGCCGCTGCCGGCGACGGGGCGTCGGTGGCCACGATGCAGTATGCCTGGCTCATCTTCATGCTGCCGTACTCCATCATCGTGCTCTCGATCGGTACGCCGTATTTCACACAGATCAGCGAGCACGCCGCAGCGGGTCGAGATGATGAAGTCCGCGCGGACATCACGCGCAGCATCCGGACGCTCTTCCTCTTCATCGCTGTCGCCATGGCCGCGCTCATCGCGGCCATCATTCCCGCTTCTCGCGTCTTCACCGAGAACGCCGCCGATGCCGAAGCCGCCGCGCTCGTCCTCCTCTGCTATCTGGTGAGTCTGCTTCCGCTCACCGTCCTCTTCATCGTGCAACGAACCTTCTACGCATACGGCGACACACGCACGCCGTTCTGGTTCACCCTGTTTCAGAGCGTTCTCATCGTCATCACGGCTCTCGTCGCCCAAGGGCTCTACGTCGCCGACATCATCCCGGTCACGGCGTTGGCGGCCGCCATCGCGCTCGGTCAGTCTCTCGCGAGCACGATCCAGACAATCGTCGCCAGCTGGCTCCTGCACCGGAAGATCGGTGGACTGCGAATCGGAACCTGGGTGACAGCCATCCTGCGGTTCGCGGTCGCGGCCATCCCCGCCGGGTTCGCGGGCTGGGGGGTGTTCCTCCTTCTCGGCGGCCCGAGCGGCTGGACCACGGACAACAAGATCTTCGGAGCCGTCGGCACCGCGATCATCGGCCTCGCCGTGGTCGTGGTCTACGTCGCCATCCTCGCCGCGATGCGGGCCCCGGAGCTCAAGGCGGCCGGTGGTCTGGTGCGCAGGTTCCTCCCCGGACGCTGA
- a CDS encoding DUF6049 family protein encodes MTAITPETGLRARLHRLAGRAAVFAIAAGTCALGAPGAAFAADQAPKDDDQTVELHVSAGMRGLIAPGSSTSATLTLDNGTDTRLSSGQVEVELNRTPLPDDAAVTSWLDDGEAPGEFAAIGADDTEPIDAGASATTTIFVPEDTLGDLAPGVYPLRAELTGAKTGDDAAAEADTSATTVLIVADSQTTQIGVIVPLTATPEGGALLTAEELAELTAADGALTAQLDGIAGTTAVIAIDPSILTAIRVLGTAAPDSAREWLTRLDGLPNARFAVQFGDADATAQAQAGLPELLQPTTFAPFLNAADFPQTPETVAPTDSTGATPGPTPRPTDSTALPTDEELTAVEGALPRILWPHDALTETDLAAFTGYLGEGTTTIVPSSAVGGQSAAHATASGHDLLVTDATTSEVLSEVAAEGDSVDRQRLLAEATARLQFAQARSAGAPLLIGLDRDENRRADALRDAISAADSIGFEFSALRATTPVAATLTAEPDTARSAAVTTLLADEGKLTAFSSILEDPQVLLSPERIRILRTLAVGTSANAFTEDLADHQAQTRATLNAVNIPPSSTIQLLAANADLPIAVRNDLPWPVTVQLFVSPTDPRLDVKPMTETVVQPNSSTRVKVPVSARVGSGEVDLRLSLYSPTGVQIQGDQTVRVAVRAEWETIGLVIFGGLAVLLIALGVIRTIRRKRRETAEEDEEAVATEPEEKRD; translated from the coding sequence ATGACCGCGATCACCCCCGAAACCGGCCTCCGTGCGCGCCTGCATCGGCTCGCAGGCAGGGCCGCGGTTTTCGCGATCGCAGCGGGCACCTGTGCCCTGGGTGCGCCGGGCGCCGCTTTCGCCGCGGACCAGGCCCCGAAGGACGACGATCAGACCGTCGAGCTGCACGTCTCCGCCGGCATGCGCGGACTCATCGCTCCGGGGTCGTCGACCTCGGCGACGCTCACTCTCGACAACGGGACGGACACGAGGCTCAGCAGTGGACAGGTCGAGGTCGAGCTCAACCGCACTCCCCTGCCTGACGATGCGGCGGTGACGAGCTGGCTCGACGACGGTGAGGCTCCCGGCGAGTTCGCTGCGATCGGGGCCGACGACACCGAGCCGATCGATGCGGGCGCCTCCGCGACGACCACGATCTTCGTGCCCGAAGACACCCTCGGCGACCTCGCCCCCGGCGTGTACCCGCTGCGCGCGGAGCTCACCGGAGCGAAGACCGGCGACGACGCGGCGGCCGAAGCGGACACGTCCGCGACGACCGTCCTGATCGTGGCGGACTCGCAGACCACGCAGATCGGCGTGATCGTTCCCCTCACGGCGACGCCGGAAGGCGGTGCGCTGCTTACCGCCGAAGAGCTCGCAGAGCTCACCGCCGCCGACGGCGCGCTGACCGCCCAGCTCGACGGGATCGCGGGGACGACGGCCGTGATCGCGATCGACCCGTCGATCCTCACGGCGATCCGGGTGCTCGGCACGGCCGCTCCTGACAGCGCACGGGAGTGGCTCACGCGGCTCGACGGGCTTCCGAACGCACGGTTCGCCGTGCAGTTCGGGGATGCGGATGCCACGGCGCAGGCACAGGCGGGGTTGCCCGAACTGCTCCAGCCGACGACGTTCGCCCCCTTCTTGAACGCCGCGGACTTCCCGCAGACGCCGGAGACGGTCGCCCCCACGGACAGCACGGGCGCAACACCCGGCCCGACTCCCCGTCCCACGGACTCCACCGCGCTCCCGACGGATGAGGAGCTCACCGCGGTCGAGGGTGCGCTGCCGCGAATCCTCTGGCCGCACGATGCGCTGACCGAGACCGACCTGGCCGCGTTCACCGGGTACCTCGGAGAGGGGACGACCACGATCGTTCCCTCGTCGGCGGTCGGTGGACAGAGCGCTGCCCACGCGACCGCGTCGGGCCATGATCTCCTCGTCACCGATGCCACCACCTCCGAGGTGCTGTCAGAAGTGGCCGCCGAGGGTGACAGTGTCGACCGCCAGCGTCTGCTCGCCGAAGCGACGGCGCGGCTCCAGTTCGCTCAAGCCCGTTCCGCCGGCGCTCCCCTGCTCATCGGCTTGGACCGCGATGAGAATCGCCGCGCGGACGCTCTCCGCGACGCGATCTCCGCGGCGGACTCGATCGGATTCGAGTTCTCCGCGCTCCGGGCGACGACACCCGTCGCGGCGACTCTGACCGCAGAACCCGACACCGCTCGCTCGGCCGCCGTGACGACGCTCCTGGCCGACGAGGGCAAGCTCACCGCCTTCTCGTCCATCCTCGAGGACCCGCAGGTGCTGCTGAGTCCCGAGCGCATCAGGATCCTCCGCACACTCGCCGTCGGGACCTCGGCGAACGCGTTCACGGAGGACCTCGCCGATCATCAGGCACAGACACGGGCGACGCTGAACGCCGTGAACATCCCGCCGTCCAGCACCATCCAGCTGCTCGCGGCCAACGCCGACCTCCCGATCGCGGTCCGTAACGACCTGCCGTGGCCGGTGACCGTGCAGCTCTTCGTCTCGCCCACTGACCCCCGTCTCGACGTCAAACCCATGACCGAGACGGTCGTGCAGCCCAACTCGTCGACGCGGGTGAAGGTTCCGGTGTCGGCACGGGTGGGCAGCGGCGAGGTCGATCTGCGCCTCAGTCTCTACAGCCCCACGGGTGTGCAGATCCAAGGGGATCAGACCGTCCGGGTCGCGGTCCGTGCCGAGTGGGAGACGATCGGCCTCGTGATCTTCGGAGGTCTCGCGGTCCTCCTGATCGCCCTCGGCGTGATCCGCACCATCCGCCGCAAGCGCCGTGAGACAGCGGAGGAAGACGAGGAAGCCGTGGCCACGGAGCCCGAGGAGAAGCGTGACTAG
- a CDS encoding DUF7059 domain-containing protein, which translates to MTAVSDTLAPVPDPLHSAALAADLDAADLRSEPLRRLWGEEADDALARGMREPILRAIADDTGALATLGRLFVLGMTQPREPVAAALPRLGVDGLVALRLATVDADTVTPTALLRPQSFVDADGVGEWWIASDLDEVALDGALPDDHVLGVGGASRTLAETIVPIEVDRALDLGTGCGIQALLVARRAGRVIATDISARALAFAELNAHLNGVANIEFRQGSMFEPVAGEAFDLIVSNPPFVITPRVDGVPAYEYRDGGLVGDALVEQFVRTAPTFLTENGIVQLLGNWESKAGVGGLARLEAWVPAELDLWVIEREELSPLGYAELWIRDGGTTPRDSGFTPLLTAWLDDFAARGVTSIGFGYVLMRRGSSGDPLRRTEKIGQHVSNVGAALATGLAAYDVLTQGMPATLTVAADVTEARHLLPGNDDPSVIELRQGGGFSRTIAVDPALAGLVGACDGELTVGQIVAALADLFDVPLAELWADLEPRIRALILDGILLPGE; encoded by the coding sequence GTGACGGCCGTGTCCGACACCCTCGCGCCCGTTCCCGACCCGCTCCACAGCGCCGCTCTCGCAGCGGATCTCGATGCTGCGGACCTCCGTTCCGAGCCGCTTCGGCGACTCTGGGGAGAAGAGGCGGACGATGCCCTGGCGCGAGGGATGCGGGAGCCGATCCTGCGCGCGATCGCCGACGACACCGGTGCGCTCGCCACTCTCGGACGCCTCTTCGTGCTCGGGATGACCCAGCCGCGGGAGCCTGTGGCCGCCGCGCTCCCGCGCCTCGGGGTGGATGGGCTCGTCGCCCTCCGCCTCGCGACCGTCGATGCCGACACCGTGACGCCCACGGCACTGCTGCGACCGCAGTCGTTCGTCGATGCGGATGGTGTGGGGGAGTGGTGGATCGCGAGCGACCTCGACGAGGTGGCGCTCGACGGAGCGCTGCCCGACGATCACGTCCTCGGTGTCGGCGGCGCGTCGCGCACCCTCGCCGAGACCATCGTCCCGATCGAGGTGGATCGCGCGCTCGACCTCGGGACCGGGTGCGGTATTCAGGCGCTCCTGGTCGCGCGTCGGGCGGGGAGGGTCATCGCGACCGACATCTCCGCGCGTGCTCTCGCCTTCGCCGAGCTCAACGCGCACCTCAACGGAGTCGCCAACATCGAGTTCCGCCAGGGGAGCATGTTCGAGCCGGTCGCGGGGGAGGCGTTCGACCTGATCGTCTCGAATCCGCCGTTCGTGATCACCCCGCGCGTCGACGGGGTTCCCGCGTACGAATACCGCGACGGCGGACTGGTCGGAGACGCGCTGGTCGAGCAGTTCGTGCGCACGGCCCCGACATTCCTCACGGAGAACGGCATCGTCCAGCTGCTGGGGAACTGGGAGTCCAAGGCGGGAGTCGGGGGCCTCGCCCGCCTGGAGGCATGGGTACCGGCCGAGCTCGACCTGTGGGTGATCGAACGCGAAGAGCTCTCGCCCCTCGGGTACGCCGAGCTGTGGATCCGTGACGGTGGCACCACCCCGCGCGATTCCGGGTTCACCCCGCTGCTCACCGCCTGGCTCGATGACTTCGCCGCCCGCGGGGTGACCTCCATCGGTTTCGGCTACGTCCTGATGCGCCGGGGGTCATCGGGCGATCCGCTGCGACGGACCGAGAAGATCGGCCAGCATGTCTCGAACGTCGGAGCGGCACTGGCCACGGGGCTCGCCGCCTACGACGTGCTCACCCAGGGGATGCCGGCGACTCTGACGGTCGCCGCCGACGTCACCGAGGCGCGGCACCTGCTGCCTGGCAACGACGACCCGAGCGTGATCGAGCTGCGTCAGGGCGGAGGATTCAGCCGCACCATCGCGGTCGACCCCGCGCTCGCCGGACTCGTCGGAGCCTGTGACGGTGAACTCACCGTGGGACAGATCGTGGCGGCGCTGGCGGACCTGTTCGACGTCCCGTTGGCCGAGCTGTGGGCGGACCTCGAACCCCGCATCCGTGCCCTGATCCTCGACGGCATCCTGCTGCCGGGGGAATAG
- a CDS encoding LLM class flavin-dependent oxidoreductase, which produces MKAFGFLSFGHYADVPGSATRTAGDMLKQTIEIAEGADEIGVNGASVRVHHWARQAASPMPLLSAMAARTKRIEVGTGVIDMRYENPFQFAEEAAALDLIADGRIALGVSRGSPETALRGYETFGYVDEEDTERGSVLAREKFDLFLRAIDGEGLAPGDPRMVGAGRYLQIEPQSPTLRDHIWWGSGSRSTAVETGRKGLNMMSSTLVTEATGQPFHELQREQIELFRSAYKEAGHTGRPRVSVSRSVFPLVSDMDRAYFGLRSEENADQIGVIDGFRSTFGKTYAAEPDVLIAQLKQDEAVMAADTLLLTIPNQLGPEYNLHVLEAFATHVAPALGWRPNTDGPVQGDPV; this is translated from the coding sequence ATGAAGGCTTTCGGATTCCTCTCTTTCGGTCACTACGCCGATGTCCCCGGATCGGCGACCCGCACAGCGGGCGACATGCTCAAGCAGACGATCGAGATCGCCGAAGGCGCCGACGAGATCGGGGTGAACGGCGCCTCGGTGCGCGTGCACCACTGGGCGCGCCAGGCCGCATCCCCCATGCCGCTGCTCTCCGCGATGGCGGCGCGCACGAAGCGCATCGAGGTCGGCACCGGTGTGATCGACATGCGCTACGAGAACCCGTTCCAGTTCGCCGAGGAAGCGGCAGCGCTCGACCTGATCGCCGATGGACGGATCGCGCTCGGAGTGAGCCGAGGTTCACCCGAGACCGCGCTTCGCGGCTACGAGACGTTCGGCTACGTCGACGAGGAGGACACGGAGCGCGGCAGCGTGCTGGCGCGGGAGAAGTTCGACCTCTTCCTGCGGGCGATCGACGGCGAGGGTCTCGCCCCCGGTGACCCGAGGATGGTGGGAGCGGGTCGGTATCTGCAGATCGAACCGCAGTCGCCGACGCTCCGTGACCACATCTGGTGGGGATCGGGCTCTCGTTCGACCGCCGTGGAGACGGGTCGCAAGGGGCTCAACATGATGAGTTCGACCCTCGTGACCGAAGCGACGGGCCAACCCTTCCACGAACTGCAGCGCGAACAGATCGAGCTGTTCCGTTCGGCCTACAAGGAAGCCGGTCACACCGGGCGACCGCGGGTCTCCGTGAGCCGCAGCGTGTTCCCGCTCGTGTCCGACATGGATCGGGCCTACTTCGGGCTGCGCAGCGAGGAGAACGCTGACCAGATCGGTGTGATCGACGGATTCCGCTCGACCTTCGGGAAGACGTATGCCGCCGAGCCGGACGTGCTGATCGCCCAGCTGAAGCAGGACGAGGCCGTGATGGCCGCCGACACCCTGCTGCTCACGATCCCCAACCAGCTCGGCCCGGAGTACAACCTGCATGTGCTGGAAGCCTTCGCGACGCACGTGGCGCCGGCACTCGGCTGGAGGCCGAACACCGACGGGCCGGTGCAGGGCGACCCGGTCTGA
- a CDS encoding FAD-dependent oxidoreductase has product MLTDTPLDSQIAAQHDDRLRVLIVGAGIAGITLTQLLRRDGLHPVLVDRMPEMDHPGYMLALMPTVDQALVDLGVHEDYLAAGTPMQRYAFRSHRGKMLRSESMSDLLRVYGDYNGISRGALIEVLTESGCPVTFGTTVQQVTDRTALFVDRDGTPAGEGRFDLIVGAHGMNSRMRSVLGSAAPQVIETGWSGWVGWADDLSDPTLGEEIWGNGFFLGAYPVKNRLGVFLGGPDADLADGPVAFAASVRERVDSLGPRLEASLRAIETAPDPYLWRLDDARAPRWVLPAGVLLGDAAAGFLPTAGIGAGMAIESAWMLGRMLAHADRQTLPVLLEAWERVERPRVEAAQSNSQMLARLMFRRGRVLAWLRETTLRRLSVRAVLGPIVKLVAGRPDPDAVARQALA; this is encoded by the coding sequence ATGCTCACCGACACACCACTCGACTCCCAGATCGCCGCACAACACGACGATCGCCTGAGAGTGCTCATCGTCGGTGCCGGCATCGCCGGCATCACTCTCACGCAACTGCTGCGTCGCGACGGACTGCACCCGGTTCTCGTCGATCGGATGCCCGAGATGGACCACCCGGGCTACATGCTCGCGCTCATGCCGACCGTCGACCAAGCTCTGGTCGATCTCGGCGTGCACGAGGACTACCTCGCCGCGGGCACACCCATGCAGCGCTATGCGTTCCGATCCCACCGCGGCAAGATGCTGCGCTCCGAGTCGATGAGCGATCTGCTGCGCGTCTACGGCGACTACAACGGCATCTCGCGTGGCGCTCTGATCGAGGTGCTCACCGAGAGCGGGTGCCCGGTGACGTTCGGCACCACCGTGCAACAGGTGACCGATCGCACCGCGCTGTTCGTCGACCGTGACGGGACGCCCGCCGGCGAAGGTCGGTTCGATCTGATCGTCGGTGCCCACGGCATGAACTCACGCATGCGCTCCGTGCTGGGTTCGGCCGCACCGCAGGTCATCGAGACGGGGTGGTCGGGCTGGGTGGGGTGGGCGGATGATCTCAGCGATCCGACGCTCGGCGAGGAGATCTGGGGCAATGGGTTCTTCCTCGGGGCCTACCCCGTGAAGAACCGGCTGGGTGTGTTCCTCGGCGGTCCGGACGCCGACCTTGCGGACGGTCCCGTCGCGTTCGCCGCATCCGTCCGCGAGCGGGTCGATTCCCTCGGCCCTCGCCTGGAGGCATCGCTGCGCGCGATCGAGACCGCACCGGATCCGTACCTGTGGCGACTCGACGACGCCCGTGCTCCGCGATGGGTGCTACCCGCCGGCGTTCTGCTCGGGGACGCCGCCGCGGGCTTCCTGCCGACCGCAGGGATCGGGGCGGGAATGGCGATCGAGTCGGCCTGGATGCTGGGCCGCATGCTCGCGCACGCCGACCGGCAAACACTGCCGGTGTTGCTTGAGGCATGGGAGCGGGTCGAGCGCCCTCGCGTCGAGGCAGCGCAGTCGAACTCACAGATGCTCGCGCGGCTCATGTTCCGCCGCGGGCGTGTGCTCGCGTGGCTGCGTGAGACCACGCTCCGGCGCCTGAGCGTGCGAGCCGTGCTGGGCCCGATCGTCAAGCTCGTCGCCGGACGCCCCGACCCCGATGCCGTCGCCCGCCAGGCGCTGGCATGA
- a CDS encoding TetR/AcrR family transcriptional regulator: MAALTGNHRDRLIEATVAEFASVGYERASLNRIIQAAGISKSSFYHAVGSKSELLDAVVETLIADVRAHWVAPEPAQFAGDDFWPRLDGVLTDLGRLAAVDPALGLLGRIFYLPAAGGVDARSTLLDAVHAWVAEVLQVGVRTGAVRDDVPVEALAAATFGMLRGLDEWALDATAAEASRRARDQAAVPGMLLRGLLGRPSSAA; this comes from the coding sequence ATGGCAGCGCTCACGGGGAATCACCGCGACCGACTCATCGAGGCGACGGTGGCGGAGTTCGCCTCGGTCGGATATGAGCGCGCGTCGTTGAACCGCATCATCCAGGCGGCCGGCATCAGCAAGAGCTCCTTCTATCACGCGGTCGGTTCCAAGTCGGAGCTGCTGGACGCGGTGGTCGAGACCCTGATCGCCGACGTGCGCGCGCACTGGGTCGCCCCGGAACCCGCACAGTTCGCCGGTGATGACTTCTGGCCGCGCCTCGACGGAGTGCTCACGGATCTCGGCCGACTGGCCGCGGTCGATCCCGCTCTCGGTCTGCTCGGGCGCATCTTCTACCTGCCGGCAGCGGGAGGCGTCGACGCGAGGAGCACTCTGCTCGATGCCGTGCACGCGTGGGTCGCCGAGGTGCTGCAGGTGGGTGTGCGCACCGGAGCCGTGCGCGATGACGTGCCCGTGGAGGCGCTCGCCGCGGCGACGTTCGGCATGCTCCGCGGCTTGGACGAGTGGGCTCTCGACGCGACAGCCGCGGAGGCGTCGCGACGTGCTCGGGATCAGGCCGCGGTTCCGGGGATGCTCCTGCGCGGCCTGCTGGGGCGTCCCTCCTCCGCGGCGTGA
- a CDS encoding DUF2599 domain-containing protein codes for MFQAQAPNEIASAVVMDSEVTVSDNATARVDSESAHVSTPEGTVSLGVTASTDSVLSEPILMEDGSALVAIVINEPVADTAFRMPLELPDAAAATLEDDGSVLIMNPEGEFIAGIARPWARDVNGSDVPTSFELDGDTLIQHVDLTSVPVDAYPVVADPWAGHDLVAAAWVTSQGGSKYVINAVPTSWGEFYRGIATLESHLADLKADLGTNKSKVTSTIINQFYCHVAYGWLGGGATYNMESWRKDVLWSVQGNPITKCNP; via the coding sequence GTGTTCCAGGCGCAGGCGCCGAATGAGATCGCATCGGCCGTAGTTATGGATTCCGAGGTCACCGTAAGCGACAACGCGACAGCACGCGTTGACAGCGAGAGTGCTCACGTTTCGACCCCTGAAGGCACCGTGTCCCTCGGCGTGACCGCGTCGACGGACTCTGTGCTTTCTGAACCGATTCTCATGGAAGACGGCAGCGCGCTTGTCGCGATCGTCATCAACGAGCCGGTCGCTGACACGGCGTTCCGGATGCCCCTTGAGCTGCCGGACGCCGCGGCCGCGACGCTGGAGGACGACGGATCGGTCCTGATTATGAACCCCGAGGGCGAGTTCATCGCGGGCATCGCGCGACCGTGGGCGCGCGATGTGAACGGATCGGATGTTCCCACCTCGTTCGAGCTCGATGGTGACACGCTCATCCAGCATGTCGACCTGACCAGTGTCCCGGTGGACGCTTACCCCGTCGTCGCGGACCCGTGGGCTGGCCATGACCTTGTGGCGGCAGCGTGGGTGACCAGCCAGGGCGGTTCGAAGTACGTGATCAACGCGGTGCCCACCTCTTGGGGCGAGTTCTACCGTGGCATCGCGACGCTTGAGTCGCATCTCGCTGATCTCAAGGCAGATCTGGGAACCAACAAGTCGAAGGTCACATCCACGATCATCAACCAGTTCTATTGCCACGTTGCGTACGGCTGGCTCGGAGGCGGCGCCACCTACAACATGGAATCCTGGCGAAAGGACGTCCTCTGGTCCGTACAGGGAAACCCGATCACGAAGTGCAATCCGTGA